From one Chryseobacterium sp. 3008163 genomic stretch:
- a CDS encoding ATP-dependent nuclease yields the protein MYISALKLWNFRKYGSTDFDLSSPHLTVPFNKGMNILIGENDSGKSAIIDAIKLVIKTHAYEWIKVEESDFFTSGDQISPILRIELEFSGITNAEASNFTEWCGTHDEKIDVGGREEVVRRPKLNLIYQVEYKDGRIFSADVKAGMDGVGNTLTAEAKDYLKCTYLKALRDADNELAAKKNSRLSQILKEHKEFKHRQENGLHEFEELFEGTSDQIRNKFKDEEQGYHTNIKKVVDDFIGSFIDDSSESVFDFGPTKITNILEKMSLGIIDAKNLGLGTMNRLFMAAELLHLRKADWNGLKLCMIEELEAHLHPQAQLKIINRLKREEGIQYILTSHSPNITSQADLREIIICKNNDVFPLGEGNTKLDRKDYKYLERFLDVTKSNLFFSRGNIIVEGWSEEILLPTLALKLGMDLTKKEISIINVASTAYLHFAKIFLRQDEGKMKVPVSIITDFDNRPDEFGVFKSLLRENQTFKNKFCNINALKRGLKSTDVKLNIAREWTLEWCLYKSCLTNIFKEAVLQVHSKTEDFKKEDGDFKVSFEGKFIKKLSKGDGTSPIDKVAVMNVFAELLEKDTIVTAEQITEDNYLSYLVTAVKHVHDYEN from the coding sequence ATGTACATATCCGCTTTAAAGCTCTGGAACTTCAGAAAATATGGGAGTACAGACTTTGATCTTAGTTCTCCACATTTAACAGTACCTTTTAATAAGGGAATGAATATTTTGATTGGAGAAAATGACTCTGGAAAATCAGCGATTATTGATGCCATCAAGCTTGTAATAAAAACTCATGCTTATGAATGGATAAAAGTTGAAGAAAGTGATTTTTTTACTAGTGGAGATCAGATTTCACCGATTTTAAGAATAGAACTCGAGTTTTCTGGAATTACCAATGCTGAAGCATCTAATTTTACAGAGTGGTGTGGAACTCATGATGAAAAAATTGATGTTGGAGGAAGAGAAGAGGTGGTGAGAAGACCAAAGCTGAATTTGATTTACCAAGTGGAATATAAAGATGGACGCATATTTTCAGCGGATGTTAAAGCAGGAATGGATGGTGTTGGAAATACACTGACAGCCGAAGCAAAAGATTACCTGAAATGTACCTATCTAAAGGCTTTGAGAGATGCGGACAACGAGTTGGCTGCTAAGAAGAATTCCAGACTGTCCCAGATTTTGAAAGAGCATAAAGAATTTAAACATCGACAAGAAAATGGCCTACACGAATTTGAGGAACTGTTTGAAGGAACAAGTGATCAGATAAGAAATAAATTTAAAGACGAAGAACAGGGATATCATACGAATATAAAGAAAGTAGTTGATGATTTTATAGGCTCTTTTATAGATGACAGTTCAGAGTCTGTATTTGATTTCGGACCTACTAAGATCACCAATATTCTTGAAAAAATGTCCCTTGGTATCATTGATGCTAAAAACTTGGGACTTGGTACCATGAATCGTTTATTTATGGCTGCAGAATTACTTCACCTACGAAAAGCTGACTGGAATGGCTTAAAGCTTTGTATGATTGAAGAGTTGGAAGCCCATCTTCATCCTCAGGCACAATTGAAAATTATTAATCGATTAAAAAGGGAGGAGGGTATTCAGTATATTCTTACTAGTCATAGCCCAAATATTACCTCACAGGCAGATCTCAGGGAAATTATAATATGCAAGAATAATGATGTTTTTCCTTTAGGTGAAGGAAATACTAAACTGGATCGCAAAGATTATAAATATTTAGAGCGCTTTTTGGATGTGACTAAAAGCAACCTCTTCTTTTCTAGAGGAAATATTATTGTAGAAGGCTGGTCTGAAGAAATACTTCTTCCTACATTAGCTCTTAAATTAGGTATGGATCTAACAAAAAAAGAAATATCGATTATTAATGTTGCTTCTACCGCATATCTTCATTTTGCCAAAATATTTCTACGACAAGATGAAGGAAAAATGAAGGTCCCTGTTTCTATTATTACTGATTTTGATAATAGACCTGATGAATTTGGAGTTTTTAAATCCTTACTCAGAGAAAATCAGACGTTTAAAAATAAATTTTGTAATATCAATGCTTTAAAACGTGGATTGAAGTCTACTGATGTAAAATTAAATATAGCTCGAGAATGGACACTTGAATGGTGTTTATATAAATCTTGCTTAACTAATATTTTCAAGGAGGCGGTTTTACAGGTGCATAGTAAAACAGAAGATTTTAAAAAAGAGGATGGCGATTTTAAAGTTTCTTTTGAAGGAAAGTTTATAAAGAAATTATCTAAAGGGGATGGAACGTCGCCAATTGATAAAGTAGCGGTTATGAATGTTTTTGCTGAATTATTGGAAAAGGATACTATCGTTACAGCTGAACAAATTACTGAGGATAATTATTTATCTTACTTGGTGACAGCTGTAAAACATGTACATGATTATGAGAATTGA
- a CDS encoding AAA family ATPase, with the protein MKIKRIEIDGFRGISNQLCIDFSKKGRPISTIIFGDNGTGKSSIIDAIEFNLQGKLERSDSLNNEFRPSVTNFRNNILEGSKTILHFEDDSSNSRDILVDFDIEKDKHIYSRSTNPLNKYFNIAPIALRRNDIITYSLTPSEKKQVIFWTFIYRTKFPIDKTEEENDLVDNNLISELSSERLELKNKRKELREKLSDILKIPVEEIPIMGTVFDQFIKEKIRNGVSKQQYRSLKEMGHLKGVNEVAITVSDKLLIINQEIITLNNQLGRMKKLNSPSSERRKEETRRFLEEASLELTTSFLEITNSDFVKEISVKMGEQTDVSFELEVTLKNGVKTFPNKIFSEANLDLLILLLYTSIIKESNKYGQSKLIILDDVLQSVDSVIRINFMEYLLNSFKDWQFIITTHDRLWLNQLRSSFRRNSHRFKELEIFRWDFQNGLQIYEQSHNFQNSSLVKAIETKDTQIIASQTGLFLEFMSNIHSMNLNLSIQRKKDDKYNLGDLWPGLVKYFKKTSLCNHVVKIDKLLHIRNLLGAHYNDWAISLSNSDIREFSTLVNDFYLLTFCQNCESWVNKENTCNCRKIDINNAFNT; encoded by the coding sequence ATGAAAATAAAAAGGATAGAGATTGATGGATTTCGTGGGATAAGCAACCAATTATGCATTGATTTTTCAAAAAAAGGCAGACCTATATCTACCATTATTTTTGGAGATAATGGAACTGGGAAATCATCAATCATCGACGCTATAGAATTTAACCTCCAGGGAAAACTTGAACGTAGTGACTCTCTAAATAATGAATTTAGACCCTCAGTAACTAATTTTAGAAATAATATTCTTGAAGGTAGTAAAACGATTTTACATTTTGAAGACGACAGTTCTAATTCTAGAGATATTCTTGTTGATTTTGACATTGAAAAGGATAAACATATTTATTCAAGAAGCACAAACCCACTTAACAAATATTTTAATATAGCACCTATAGCGCTACGTAGAAACGACATCATCACCTATTCTCTGACACCATCAGAGAAAAAACAGGTCATATTCTGGACTTTCATCTATAGAACAAAATTTCCAATTGATAAAACTGAAGAAGAAAATGATCTAGTTGATAATAATCTTATCAGTGAACTTTCAAGTGAGAGGCTTGAACTCAAAAACAAACGAAAGGAACTTAGGGAGAAGCTTAGCGATATATTAAAGATACCTGTTGAAGAAATTCCAATTATGGGAACCGTCTTTGACCAATTTATCAAGGAGAAGATTAGAAATGGAGTATCGAAGCAGCAATATCGCTCACTAAAAGAGATGGGTCATTTAAAGGGAGTTAATGAAGTAGCAATTACCGTATCTGACAAATTGCTAATAATAAATCAAGAGATTATTACACTAAATAATCAGCTTGGTCGCATGAAAAAACTTAACTCACCATCTTCTGAAAGGCGAAAAGAGGAAACCAGAAGATTTTTGGAAGAAGCTTCATTAGAGCTAACAACCTCCTTTTTGGAAATAACAAACTCGGATTTTGTTAAAGAAATTTCTGTTAAAATGGGTGAACAGACTGATGTTTCCTTTGAATTAGAAGTTACACTGAAGAATGGAGTAAAAACATTTCCCAATAAAATATTCAGCGAAGCAAATCTTGACCTTCTTATTCTATTACTCTATACGTCAATCATTAAAGAATCAAACAAGTATGGACAATCAAAATTGATCATTCTTGATGATGTACTTCAAAGTGTTGATTCTGTGATAAGAATCAATTTTATGGAGTATCTTCTAAATTCGTTTAAAGATTGGCAGTTTATCATAACAACCCACGATAGACTTTGGTTAAATCAATTGAGAAGTTCTTTTCGAAGGAATAGTCATCGTTTCAAAGAGCTTGAAATATTTAGGTGGGATTTCCAAAATGGACTTCAAATTTATGAGCAATCACACAATTTTCAAAACTCAAGTCTGGTTAAAGCGATTGAAACTAAGGACACCCAAATTATAGCTTCTCAAACAGGTCTTTTTCTAGAATTTATGAGTAATATTCATAGCATGAATCTTAACTTAAGTATTCAGAGGAAAAAAGATGACAAGTATAATCTTGGAGACCTGTGGCCGGGACTGGTAAAGTATTTCAAGAAAACGTCTTTGTGTAATCATGTTGTTAAAATTGACAAACTTCTACACATCAGAAATCTATTAGGTGCACATTATAATGACTGGGCTATATCACTGAGCAATAGTGACATTCGTGAGTTTTCCACTTTAGTTAATGACTTTTATTTACTTACGTTCTGCCAAAATTGTGAAAGCTGGGTCAATAAGGAGAATACTTGCAATTGTAGAAAGATTGATATTAATAATGCCTTTAATACTTGA
- a CDS encoding UvrD-helicase domain-containing protein — MRIDPRHLRKAEEIFINGEEFDDERREFINHMNTVDLLAVPGSGKTTALLAKLYCLAKNMPLEANQGVLVLSHTNHAIEEIEKVLKPLCPQLFTYPNFVGTLQSFANKFIANQACFELYGSYIHKNDDEMYFYEVGRFFGSLVYSGKGIQPSNLKNKLFGLVNRDFVGSSREKENNILDFLKNCSYDFEGRKIKIGNTSKLTYSGVNRNYYLELESWKLGLLSQGILSYKDSFDISKRYLSLPGSIDLKAILQHRFKYVFIDEMQDLDFDQVQLIESIFFTEDSGTVIQRIGDRNQAIYSTSSLNSEVVWQTRSEIYPERFESDLSLSNSHRLTPIIGSLVDGFVLNRNEGYKVVGCSNRDSIAPHLLIYEDESEADKLKEKYISLIKHYGLEQDPKNVERGFHIIAWTTDKEEGSEKWHLRKLFPEYSRESKQKKEDFDCLRKYLFLFDRNKKTFESVRKSILNGIIRILRIENINLSEDLPRKFRKSTFVQLIRSKGNGYYENFKIRLYAWCYSIVVEEDYEVVFNDYSSFIVNDLADLIPGFRIINSGGFINKDFDFNSAEIVENNDLGQKTDLLIKLGSVHSVKGQTHCATMYVETDYHTSEIAKLTVFVKGTRKRPDFIGKNPLFFQEQDFSHLNKVRSNETLKMMYVGFSRPTDLLCFAVRKENVEHDLELFAEAGWNIVPVSD, encoded by the coding sequence ATGAGAATTGATCCACGACACCTTAGAAAAGCAGAAGAGATATTCATAAATGGGGAAGAATTTGATGATGAAAGAAGAGAATTTATAAATCATATGAATACTGTTGATTTATTAGCAGTACCTGGAAGTGGTAAGACTACAGCTCTATTAGCAAAATTATATTGCTTGGCGAAAAATATGCCTCTCGAAGCAAATCAAGGAGTATTAGTGCTTTCGCATACGAATCATGCCATTGAAGAAATTGAGAAAGTTTTAAAACCATTATGTCCACAATTATTCACGTATCCTAATTTTGTCGGTACACTTCAAAGCTTTGCAAATAAATTCATAGCTAATCAAGCTTGTTTCGAACTATATGGTAGTTACATACATAAAAATGATGATGAAATGTATTTTTATGAGGTTGGACGTTTTTTTGGAAGTCTTGTTTATTCCGGAAAAGGTATACAACCATCTAATCTTAAAAATAAGCTTTTTGGTTTAGTTAATAGAGACTTTGTTGGTTCATCGAGAGAAAAGGAAAATAATATTCTAGATTTTTTGAAGAACTGCTCATATGATTTTGAAGGCAGAAAAATTAAAATCGGAAATACATCAAAACTGACATATTCTGGTGTTAACAGAAATTATTATCTGGAGTTGGAGAGTTGGAAATTAGGTCTTTTATCTCAAGGTATTCTTTCATATAAGGATAGTTTTGATATTTCAAAAAGATATCTTAGTCTTCCTGGCTCCATAGATTTAAAGGCTATATTGCAGCATAGGTTTAAATATGTTTTCATAGATGAAATGCAAGATCTTGATTTTGATCAAGTTCAATTGATAGAAAGTATTTTCTTTACAGAAGATTCTGGCACTGTAATTCAAAGAATTGGTGACCGAAATCAGGCAATTTATTCAACCAGTTCTTTGAACAGTGAAGTTGTCTGGCAAACTAGGAGTGAGATTTATCCAGAAAGATTTGAGTCAGATCTAAGCTTAAGTAACTCTCACAGATTGACTCCAATAATTGGTTCACTTGTGGACGGGTTTGTTTTAAATCGAAATGAAGGTTATAAAGTAGTCGGGTGTTCTAACCGTGATTCCATCGCTCCTCATCTTTTGATCTATGAGGATGAATCGGAAGCAGATAAACTTAAAGAGAAATATATTAGCCTAATAAAGCATTACGGTCTAGAGCAAGATCCCAAAAATGTTGAAAGAGGCTTTCACATCATTGCCTGGACAACGGACAAGGAAGAAGGCTCTGAAAAATGGCATTTAAGAAAACTGTTTCCGGAATATTCACGTGAAAGTAAGCAGAAAAAAGAAGATTTTGATTGTTTAAGAAAATATCTCTTTTTATTTGACCGGAATAAGAAGACTTTTGAGTCAGTTAGGAAATCGATTTTGAATGGAATAATTAGGATCTTACGAATTGAGAATATAAATTTATCTGAAGATCTTCCAAGGAAATTTCGTAAATCTACTTTTGTTCAGCTTATTAGAAGCAAGGGAAATGGATATTATGAGAATTTTAAAATTAGATTGTATGCCTGGTGTTATTCTATTGTCGTTGAAGAGGATTATGAGGTCGTATTTAATGATTATTCAAGTTTTATTGTTAATGACTTAGCAGACTTAATTCCAGGCTTTAGGATTATTAATTCTGGTGGATTTATTAACAAAGATTTCGATTTTAATAGTGCTGAAATTGTAGAGAATAATGATTTAGGTCAAAAGACAGATCTTCTAATTAAGTTAGGGTCTGTTCATTCGGTTAAGGGGCAGACACATTGTGCAACAATGTATGTTGAAACGGACTACCACACTTCTGAAATTGCTAAATTGACAGTTTTCGTCAAAGGAACTAGGAAAAGGCCAGATTTTATTGGTAAGAATCCGTTATTTTTTCAAGAACAGGATTTTTCACACTTAAACAAAGTAAGGTCAAATGAAACTTTAAAAATGATGTACGTGGGTTTCTCAAGGCCGACGGATCTACTCTGTTTTGCTGTCCGAAAAGAAAATGTAGAACATGATCTGGAGCTGTTTGCAGAGGCGGGGTGGAATATAGTTCCAGTTAGTGATTAA
- a CDS encoding DUF4365 domain-containing protein, with product MNHDINNLNLPKDSRNKQLEIISKDKFRPLFDVERFVVKEEVIDNGIDFRFEVKINNTVTGFGFNFQLKSTENTKQNHDGSYSKNIETSNIEYLLNNGQPAFYAFYIEAEKNIYYTDLKKVIHDLNIKNPKWQDQPNHTIRFSEKLDFSSITSIYNIALSEGQMIRRIQAAFAENFGYLEKKDKIIIDLDTNVVSDSEIVGKIEDVGLLLIDQCRWNDVINLHNQTTSIRNRSAKYSLAVGVSFYYSGEFLRSLDFLKDAYRDIDRIEPYLQDYLRFFYYGLQRIFNVITEDEYQNITNSFPSNSHMFMHKLLEEAKESMVEMNNSIDYISHDFENKISQIINNAGASSYIKLLAKIEFNYYKSQQLIYRLIMMLVSNDVDEAKLQFNSISQQFHDLLSESKNVSSNFAVHFCSLRYCTFVIHFDSIYRRNQKSNYLDKFLTDLKAKIMDTLNFFQNINHVENEICTITLLLEYYQNIEDREGINNVLLLLDDYKKQYGNFDFNKKIDFIKNGGTFVNQIITMANSIELDNDKIANLEIRLTEIERGEKEFNYKYDPTRLTINLFPIGHFQFPKEQIEDIFKILRITDEILIDNIKNILGKYIPVLNCYVLKIEQEGPLNGHNEYQGIENLRNVYRIREELYENEFRKTELMFRN from the coding sequence ATGAACCACGATATAAACAACTTAAACTTACCAAAAGATTCAAGAAATAAGCAATTAGAGATTATATCAAAGGATAAATTTAGACCACTTTTTGATGTAGAACGTTTTGTTGTTAAAGAGGAAGTTATTGATAATGGAATAGATTTCCGATTTGAAGTAAAAATAAATAATACCGTTACAGGATTTGGCTTCAATTTTCAATTAAAAAGTACTGAAAACACAAAACAAAATCACGATGGCTCATATAGTAAAAACATAGAAACAAGCAATATTGAATATTTATTAAATAATGGACAACCAGCTTTTTATGCATTTTACATTGAAGCAGAAAAAAACATATATTACACTGACCTCAAAAAAGTAATCCACGATCTGAATATCAAAAATCCAAAATGGCAGGATCAACCGAATCATACAATAAGATTTAGCGAAAAGTTAGATTTTTCATCCATTACATCTATCTATAATATTGCATTATCAGAAGGTCAAATGATACGGCGTATACAAGCTGCTTTTGCGGAAAATTTTGGATATCTTGAAAAAAAAGATAAAATAATAATTGATTTAGACACCAATGTTGTAAGTGACTCTGAAATAGTTGGTAAGATTGAAGATGTTGGCCTTTTATTGATAGATCAATGCAGATGGAATGATGTTATAAATTTGCATAATCAAACGACCTCAATTCGTAATCGATCAGCTAAATACTCTTTAGCGGTAGGCGTTTCCTTTTATTATTCTGGTGAGTTTTTAAGATCGTTGGACTTTTTAAAAGATGCCTATCGGGATATCGATAGAATTGAACCGTATTTGCAGGATTATTTAAGGTTTTTTTATTATGGTCTACAAAGAATATTTAATGTAATTACTGAAGATGAATATCAAAACATTACAAATTCTTTTCCTTCCAACAGCCATATGTTTATGCATAAGCTCTTAGAAGAAGCAAAAGAAAGTATGGTTGAAATGAATAATTCAATAGATTACATAAGTCATGATTTTGAAAATAAGATCAGTCAAATTATTAACAATGCAGGCGCCTCATCTTATATAAAATTATTGGCAAAAATTGAATTTAATTATTATAAATCACAGCAGTTAATTTATAGATTAATTATGATGCTAGTAAGTAATGATGTAGATGAAGCTAAACTTCAATTCAATTCGATCAGCCAACAGTTCCATGATTTATTATCTGAAAGCAAAAACGTAAGTTCAAATTTTGCTGTCCATTTTTGTTCATTAAGGTATTGTACTTTCGTTATTCATTTTGACAGTATTTATAGGAGAAATCAAAAATCCAATTACCTCGATAAATTTTTAACCGACCTCAAGGCGAAAATCATGGACACCTTGAATTTTTTTCAAAATATTAACCATGTTGAAAATGAAATTTGTACTATAACACTCTTATTGGAATACTACCAAAATATTGAGGATAGAGAAGGAATAAATAATGTACTATTATTGTTAGATGACTATAAAAAACAATATGGCAATTTTGATTTTAACAAAAAAATAGACTTTATAAAAAATGGAGGCACTTTTGTGAATCAGATTATTACTATGGCTAATAGTATAGAGTTGGACAACGATAAAATAGCTAATCTGGAAATTAGACTAACAGAAATTGAAAGAGGTGAAAAAGAATTCAACTACAAATATGATCCGACAAGATTAACGATTAACCTTTTTCCAATCGGGCATTTCCAGTTCCCTAAAGAACAAATAGAAGATATATTTAAAATCTTAAGAATAACCGACGAAATCTTAATTGATAATATTAAAAATATTTTAGGAAAATACATCCCTGTTTTAAATTGTTATGTTCTTAAAATCGAGCAGGAAGGACCTCTAAATGGACACAATGAATATCAAGGTATAGAGAACCTTAGAAATGTTTACAGAATTCGAGAAGAGTTGTATGAAAATGAATTCAGAAAGACGGAATTAATGTTCAGAAATTAG